In one window of Blastocatellia bacterium DNA:
- the lpxK gene encoding tetraacyldisaccharide 4'-kinase, which translates to MIERLLRLPRPIRKGLALLFKLGVAFRLALYKAGYVKPKRARAFTISVGNLTVGGTGKTPLVEYIARLLLAEGYRPSVISRGYGRRSRAPLVLVSDGARVQATVFDAGDEPLLLARRLPGVVIAVGAGRHTVARHLDDWFQPDVHILDDAFQHLALDRDLNLLLIDALDPFGGEELLPLGRLREPLSEIARASAIVVTRADHPFDQLSLEARLRELAGPIPIFYSYHEIVELFAPRTGDTLFPQKLYGRTIGAFCAVGNPHLFRHDLAHYRARIAYFRSFRDHHWYAPRDLARVFKEAESAGAEFLVTTEKDWVRLDALPLPETLPLYVARIEARFEDAEAFRTFLVRHLRARA; encoded by the coding sequence ATGATCGAACGGCTGTTGCGACTCCCGCGACCGATCCGAAAAGGCCTGGCCCTGTTGTTCAAGCTTGGCGTCGCCTTTCGGCTCGCGCTGTACAAGGCGGGCTACGTGAAGCCCAAGCGCGCCCGCGCTTTCACTATTAGCGTTGGGAATCTCACCGTCGGAGGAACGGGAAAGACACCGCTGGTTGAATACATTGCCCGCCTGCTTTTAGCAGAAGGCTATCGTCCCTCTGTGATCAGTCGGGGATATGGCCGGCGCTCTCGTGCCCCTCTCGTGCTCGTCTCTGATGGTGCCCGTGTGCAAGCGACGGTCTTCGACGCCGGCGACGAGCCGCTCCTTCTGGCCCGTCGTCTCCCAGGAGTCGTCATCGCCGTTGGCGCTGGCCGCCATACCGTCGCGCGTCACCTTGACGATTGGTTTCAGCCAGACGTTCACATCCTCGACGATGCGTTTCAACATTTGGCGCTCGATCGAGATCTCAATCTGTTGCTCATTGATGCCCTCGATCCTTTCGGGGGCGAGGAGCTGCTTCCGCTCGGGCGCTTGCGCGAGCCCCTTAGCGAGATCGCGCGGGCTTCAGCCATTGTCGTCACGCGAGCGGATCATCCGTTCGATCAGCTCTCCCTCGAAGCGCGCCTACGGGAATTGGCCGGTCCGATCCCAATCTTCTACAGCTATCATGAGATCGTCGAACTCTTCGCCCCCCGCACCGGCGACACCCTCTTTCCGCAGAAACTCTATGGGCGTACGATCGGTGCCTTTTGCGCAGTGGGGAATCCCCATCTCTTCCGGCATGACCTGGCGCACTATCGCGCTCGGATCGCGTACTTTCGGTCCTTCCGCGATCACCATTGGTATGCACCGCGGGATCTCGCGCGCGTGTTCAAAGAGGCAGAATCCGCTGGCGCCGAATTCCTCGTGACGACGGAGAAGGATTGGGTTCGACTGGATGCTCTTCCGCTGCCAGAGACCCTTCCGCTTTATGTCGCACGGATTGAAGCCCGATTTGAGGACGCTGAGGCTTTCCGAACGTTCCTCGTTCGCCACCTGAGGGCTCGCGCCTGA
- a CDS encoding S41 family peptidase, with the protein MAMKFKVSVLIVSVVVALYVVIGGLLPRSGVIASYNDPYSQLTIFQEVLARIINDYVDEPDLEKVRVGALRGLAEGLDPYSAYLTPEQVRRLNGGRAEAEAESGLILSKVAGYAYVVSVVKGSPAEIAGLRSGDIIEYIGTRATRDMSLYEARELLVGPVGKDIELKVFREGRSETFKFKLDRFPRPKPEAKILERGMGYLKLATLDEGESLRIREELERLIAQGATRLILDLRGVATGTLTEALTVANYFIGSGTLAKTIGREGRTLQTFTADPKRQLYSGELAVLIDRSTAGAAEVVAAAVLENKRGELVGERTFGAGGEQKLFPLRDGGGLYITVVKYATPSGKPIMGSTSATSGIVPTVEVPRPDRGLALEELEEREELPPEEPLAQPPAQPPSEDLPLKKAIEILRKK; encoded by the coding sequence ATGGCGATGAAATTTAAGGTGAGCGTCCTGATTGTCTCGGTCGTCGTCGCCCTCTACGTGGTGATCGGGGGATTGCTGCCCCGCAGTGGGGTGATCGCCAGCTATAACGACCCTTACTCGCAGCTGACGATCTTTCAAGAAGTCCTCGCGCGCATCATCAACGATTACGTGGACGAACCTGATCTCGAGAAGGTGCGCGTGGGCGCTCTGCGGGGGTTGGCCGAGGGCTTGGATCCCTATAGCGCCTACCTGACGCCGGAGCAGGTCCGACGATTGAACGGAGGGCGCGCGGAGGCTGAGGCCGAGAGCGGTCTGATCCTCTCCAAGGTCGCCGGATACGCTTATGTGGTCTCCGTCGTGAAAGGATCTCCCGCCGAGATCGCTGGTCTTCGCTCCGGCGATATCATCGAGTACATTGGGACGCGCGCGACGCGCGATATGAGTCTCTACGAGGCTCGGGAATTGCTGGTTGGACCTGTTGGGAAAGACATCGAGCTGAAGGTGTTCCGCGAAGGACGATCGGAGACGTTCAAATTCAAACTCGATCGCTTCCCGCGTCCGAAGCCCGAGGCGAAGATCCTCGAGCGAGGAATGGGGTATCTTAAGCTTGCCACCCTCGATGAAGGAGAGTCGCTTCGCATTCGCGAAGAGTTAGAGCGCTTGATCGCTCAAGGGGCGACTCGATTAATTCTGGACTTGCGGGGGGTCGCCACGGGGACTTTGACCGAAGCGCTCACTGTCGCAAACTATTTCATCGGCTCGGGCACGCTGGCGAAGACGATCGGGCGAGAGGGACGAACTTTGCAAACCTTCACGGCGGATCCCAAACGGCAGCTCTATTCTGGAGAATTGGCCGTGTTGATTGATCGGAGCACGGCCGGAGCGGCGGAGGTCGTTGCCGCGGCCGTCTTGGAGAACAAACGCGGCGAGCTCGTGGGGGAGCGAACGTTCGGGGCCGGAGGCGAGCAGAAGCTCTTCCCGTTACGAGATGGTGGTGGACTCTACATCACCGTCGTGAAATATGCGACTCCCTCGGGCAAACCCATCATGGGGAGTACGTCGGCGACCAGTGGCATCGTCCCGACCGTTGAAGTACCACGACCGGACCGTGGTCTGGCACTGGAGGAACTCGAGGAACGGGAGGAGTTGCCTCCTGAGGAGCCGTTGGCGCAACCGCCAGCTCAGCCGCCTTCGGAAGATCTCCCCTTGAAGAAGGCCATTGAGATCCTTCGGAAGAAGTGA
- a CDS encoding long-chain fatty acid--CoA ligase gives MTSAEPMTLNELFDGALARYGSKPDVLNYRSQGRWIALSAPALAEQVRALAFGFYAEGVRPGDRVAMLSENRVEWTLSDLALLALGAVDVPIHATQAPAQVAHILRDSGARLLLISTGEQWRRVREAISRVESVEKIIAFDPIADERVLPFSQLFEHGRQWAVREPELYERLRRAVRPTDLATLLYTSGTTGEPKGVMLTHGNIASNVTAAMRVLSYSANDVVLSILPLSHSFERMAFYCYLHSGMSIHYAESFDKVAENLRDVRPTVLVGVPRLFEKMRERILEASLALPAFKRHLVLWGLRTGEWYQRTWRTVGVVPPWRRWSYSAARRLVLSRILHQLGLDRIRSLISGGAALAPDVAYFFLGLGLEILQGYGLTETSPVVTVNPPGANKIGTVGRPIPGVEVKIADDGEILVRGPNVMLGYYNRPEETAAAFTEDGWLRTGDVGFLDADGYLTITDRKKDLLKTSGGKYVAPQALENRLVASPWIAQAVVVGDERKFPAALIVPNFAVLRRYAEERGIPFREERELCAHPEIQRLYEEEVERLMADFSPYERVKKIALLEREFTIAEEELTPTLKVRRRVIAEKYRDVIERLYAE, from the coding sequence ATGACATCTGCGGAGCCAATGACGCTCAATGAGCTTTTCGACGGTGCGCTCGCGCGCTATGGATCGAAGCCCGACGTTCTGAACTATCGCTCTCAAGGTCGATGGATCGCCCTCTCGGCCCCTGCGCTCGCCGAACAAGTGCGCGCGCTCGCCTTTGGATTTTACGCTGAAGGTGTTCGTCCGGGCGATCGCGTCGCGATGTTATCGGAGAACCGCGTGGAGTGGACGCTCTCGGACCTGGCGCTTCTGGCGTTGGGCGCCGTGGATGTGCCGATTCACGCGACACAAGCTCCGGCGCAAGTCGCGCACATCCTGCGCGATTCGGGAGCGCGCTTGCTCCTGATCTCGACCGGCGAGCAGTGGCGGCGCGTGCGCGAGGCGATCTCTCGTGTGGAATCGGTGGAGAAGATCATCGCGTTCGATCCCATCGCGGACGAACGGGTGCTCCCTTTCTCTCAGCTCTTCGAGCATGGGCGCCAATGGGCGGTGCGCGAGCCGGAGCTTTATGAGCGCTTGCGTCGCGCTGTTCGCCCGACGGATTTGGCGACACTGCTTTACACTTCAGGAACGACGGGCGAACCGAAAGGGGTGATGCTCACCCATGGGAACATCGCCTCGAATGTCACGGCGGCCATGCGCGTCCTCAGCTATTCCGCTAACGATGTCGTCCTTTCCATCCTCCCGCTCTCGCACAGCTTCGAGCGAATGGCGTTCTATTGCTATCTGCACAGCGGGATGAGCATCCATTACGCCGAATCCTTCGATAAAGTGGCCGAGAATTTGCGGGATGTCCGTCCGACGGTCTTGGTTGGCGTACCGCGTCTCTTCGAGAAGATGCGCGAGCGAATTCTGGAAGCGAGCCTGGCACTTCCTGCGTTCAAACGCCACCTCGTGCTTTGGGGATTGCGCACGGGCGAATGGTATCAGCGCACATGGCGAACTGTGGGTGTCGTCCCTCCGTGGCGACGATGGTCGTACTCGGCAGCCCGGCGCTTGGTCCTCTCGCGCATTCTCCACCAGCTTGGATTGGACCGCATCCGCTCACTTATCAGCGGAGGGGCTGCGCTCGCCCCCGATGTGGCATATTTCTTCCTGGGCCTGGGTCTGGAGATCCTCCAGGGCTATGGTCTCACGGAGACCTCGCCCGTCGTCACGGTGAATCCCCCTGGCGCGAACAAGATCGGGACGGTCGGTCGCCCCATCCCCGGTGTCGAAGTCAAGATCGCCGATGACGGTGAGATCCTCGTGCGCGGCCCGAACGTCATGCTCGGATACTACAATCGCCCGGAGGAAACAGCCGCGGCTTTCACCGAGGATGGTTGGCTGCGCACCGGCGATGTGGGGTTCCTGGATGCGGACGGCTATTTGACGATCACGGACCGAAAGAAAGACTTGCTCAAGACGAGCGGGGGGAAGTACGTGGCGCCGCAAGCGCTCGAGAATCGGCTCGTGGCCAGTCCGTGGATCGCTCAGGCTGTCGTTGTGGGAGATGAACGGAAATTCCCAGCCGCGCTCATCGTCCCCAATTTCGCTGTGCTCCGACGGTACGCCGAAGAACGAGGCATTCCGTTTCGAGAGGAGCGCGAGCTGTGCGCGCATCCGGAGATTCAACGTCTCTACGAGGAGGAGGTGGAGCGCCTGATGGCGGACTTCTCGCCCTATGAACGGGTGAAGAAGATCGCCTTGCTGGAGCGCGAATTCACCATCGCCGAAGAAGAACTGACGCCGACGCTGAAAGTGCGTCGTCGCGTCATCGCGGAGAAATACCGAGATGTCATCGAACGCCTGTACGCGGAGTGA
- a CDS encoding 3-hydroxyacyl-CoA dehydrogenase NAD-binding domain-containing protein, with product MAKRRIKRATVLGAGVMGAQIAAHLANAGIEVLLLDIVPTSLTEEERARGLTLESPEVRNRIARLGLERAKQLHPPAFFDLDRARLITVGNFEDDLAKVAEADWIIEAVVEDREIKRALFQRLEPHRRSDAIVSSNTSGIPIAQLQEGLSEGFRRHFLGTHFFNPPRYMRLVEVIPTPETDPEVVHTIADVCDRILGKGVVFAKDTPNFIANRIGTFSFLCTLRAMLEHELTIEEVDAVTGPAIGHPKSATFRTADLAGLDVLARVVENIAANVPHDERREIFALPDFVLEMIRRGWVGEKAGQGFYRRDPASREIFALDYRTLEYRPRQKTSLPALEMARTIEDVRERLRTLVRGSDRVGRFLWTIVSETLLYAAHRIPEIADDIVQVDRAMKWGFNWELGPFETWDALGVRWMVERLEREGRAIPPLVQALLESGNETFYREDDGRQRYFDMASATYREIELPPGVLLLSSLKAQRRIIRSNPGASLIDLGDGVVCLEFHSKMNTIGADTVQLLQYALEQVARDFEGLVIGNQGEHFSAGANLVLLLLAAEEGEWEELDAMIRAFQQVNLALKYAEKPVVVAPFGLTLGGGCEITLHAPKVRAAAETYIGLVETSVGLIPAGGGTKEMLLRMLERAPRGDSVDLFPYVRQAFETIALAKVSGSAHEAKKLGLLRPTDAITMNRDRLIADAKETVLALAREGYEPPSPPAEIPVLGEPGLAALKLGIHLAQRAGQITEYDAHIGRKLAWVLCGGDLRAPRSVSETYLLDLEREAFLSLLGEPKTRERIRHMLTEGKPLRN from the coding sequence ATGGCGAAGAGGAGAATCAAGAGAGCGACAGTGCTGGGTGCGGGAGTGATGGGAGCTCAGATCGCCGCGCATTTGGCGAACGCCGGGATCGAGGTCCTGCTACTCGATATCGTCCCAACGTCTCTCACTGAAGAGGAGCGGGCGCGAGGTCTGACGCTGGAGAGCCCGGAGGTGCGCAATCGGATCGCGCGCTTGGGACTGGAACGAGCGAAGCAGCTTCATCCGCCCGCTTTCTTCGATCTGGATCGAGCGCGCCTCATCACGGTGGGGAATTTTGAGGACGATCTGGCGAAAGTCGCCGAGGCCGATTGGATCATCGAGGCTGTCGTCGAGGATCGGGAGATCAAGCGAGCGCTTTTCCAGCGTTTGGAACCTCATCGGCGCTCTGATGCCATCGTCAGCTCGAACACCTCGGGCATTCCAATCGCGCAATTGCAAGAGGGGCTGTCGGAAGGTTTTCGACGGCATTTCCTGGGCACGCACTTTTTCAATCCTCCTCGGTACATGAGACTCGTCGAAGTGATCCCGACGCCGGAGACCGATCCAGAGGTCGTGCACACGATCGCCGATGTTTGCGATCGCATTCTCGGCAAGGGCGTCGTCTTCGCCAAAGACACGCCGAATTTCATCGCCAATCGTATCGGCACTTTTTCCTTCCTCTGCACGCTCCGCGCGATGTTGGAACATGAGTTGACCATTGAGGAGGTGGATGCGGTAACGGGGCCAGCCATTGGTCATCCGAAGAGCGCGACTTTTCGGACGGCCGATCTCGCTGGTCTCGATGTCCTCGCGCGCGTGGTCGAGAATATCGCCGCGAATGTACCGCACGATGAACGCCGGGAGATCTTCGCCCTTCCCGATTTCGTATTGGAGATGATCCGCCGCGGATGGGTCGGAGAAAAGGCTGGGCAGGGCTTCTACCGCCGGGATCCGGCGAGTCGGGAGATCTTCGCCCTCGACTACCGGACGCTCGAATACCGGCCGCGTCAGAAGACGTCTCTTCCTGCGCTCGAGATGGCGCGCACGATCGAAGATGTGCGGGAGCGCTTGCGGACGCTCGTTCGCGGCTCGGATCGCGTGGGACGGTTCCTCTGGACGATCGTGAGTGAGACGTTGCTCTATGCGGCCCATCGAATTCCGGAGATCGCCGATGACATCGTGCAAGTGGATCGCGCGATGAAGTGGGGCTTCAATTGGGAACTCGGCCCCTTCGAGACGTGGGATGCGCTCGGTGTCCGCTGGATGGTCGAACGGTTGGAGCGCGAAGGTCGCGCGATTCCGCCGCTTGTGCAAGCGTTGCTCGAGTCGGGAAACGAGACCTTCTATCGTGAGGATGACGGACGCCAGCGCTACTTCGATATGGCGAGTGCGACCTATCGCGAGATCGAATTGCCGCCCGGCGTTCTGTTGCTCTCCTCGCTGAAGGCGCAACGGCGCATCATCCGCTCGAATCCGGGCGCAAGTCTCATTGATCTCGGCGATGGCGTCGTTTGTTTGGAGTTCCACTCGAAGATGAACACGATCGGCGCCGATACGGTCCAGCTCTTGCAGTACGCACTCGAACAAGTAGCTCGCGATTTCGAGGGCTTGGTCATCGGCAATCAAGGCGAACATTTCTCGGCGGGCGCGAATCTCGTGTTGTTGTTGCTGGCCGCCGAGGAAGGAGAGTGGGAAGAGCTGGACGCGATGATTCGTGCCTTTCAACAGGTCAATCTCGCGCTGAAATACGCCGAGAAGCCGGTGGTCGTGGCGCCGTTTGGCTTGACGCTTGGCGGAGGCTGCGAAATCACATTGCACGCGCCGAAAGTGCGGGCGGCTGCCGAGACGTACATCGGGCTCGTCGAGACGAGCGTCGGCCTGATCCCCGCCGGAGGGGGAACGAAGGAGATGCTGCTTCGTATGCTCGAGCGCGCACCCCGTGGAGACTCGGTGGATTTGTTCCCCTATGTCCGGCAAGCTTTCGAGACGATCGCTCTGGCGAAGGTCTCCGGCAGCGCTCACGAGGCGAAGAAGTTGGGACTGCTGCGTCCGACTGATGCCATCACGATGAATCGCGATCGGCTCATCGCCGATGCGAAGGAGACCGTGCTGGCGCTCGCGCGCGAGGGATATGAGCCGCCGAGTCCACCCGCCGAGATTCCCGTACTCGGCGAGCCGGGCCTGGCCGCGCTCAAGCTGGGTATTCATTTGGCTCAGCGGGCTGGACAGATCACCGAGTACGATGCCCATATCGGGCGCAAACTCGCCTGGGTGCTTTGCGGCGGTGATCTCCGAGCGCCGCGTTCGGTGAGCGAGACGTATTTGCTCGATCTCGAGCGCGAGGCCTTTCTCTCACTGCTCGGCGAGCCGAAGACGCGCGAGCGTATTCGGCACATGCTCACTGAGGGGAAGCCGCTCAGGAATTGA
- a CDS encoding acetyl-CoA C-acyltransferase — translation MREAVIVSAVRTAVGKAHKGTLRHVRPDDMAAAVLTEAVQRVPGLRPEDIDDVILGCAMPEGEQGMNVARIAALRAGFPYTVPAMTVNRFCSSGLQTIALATERIAAGFADVILAGGTESMSLVPMGGYKIAPNPYLIEHYPDVYLSMGLTAENLVRKYGISREEQDRFALRSHERAIAAIDAGKFKEEIVPLRVPIEEMDERGRPRVHEILFDTDEGPRRDTSLEALAKLKPVFHVEGTITAGNSSQMSDGAAAVVVMSREKADALGVRPLGKLVAYAVAGVPPEEMGIGPVAAIPKALRMAGLSLDDVDLIELNEAFAAQALAVIKLLELDVNKVNVNGGAIALGHPLGCTGAKLTATLLYEMRRRGARYGMVTMCIGGGMGAAGIFERVE, via the coding sequence ATGCGCGAAGCCGTGATCGTCTCCGCCGTGCGAACGGCCGTTGGAAAAGCGCACAAAGGGACATTACGCCATGTGCGCCCGGACGATATGGCGGCTGCTGTCCTCACGGAAGCTGTGCAGCGCGTCCCCGGATTGCGCCCGGAGGACATTGATGACGTCATCCTGGGATGCGCCATGCCGGAAGGCGAACAAGGCATGAACGTCGCGCGGATTGCGGCGCTGCGCGCGGGTTTTCCCTACACGGTGCCCGCGATGACGGTGAACCGCTTCTGCTCCTCGGGCCTGCAGACGATCGCCCTCGCGACGGAACGGATCGCCGCGGGATTCGCCGATGTCATCTTAGCTGGGGGGACGGAATCCATGTCCCTCGTCCCAATGGGGGGGTATAAGATCGCGCCCAATCCCTACCTCATCGAGCATTATCCGGACGTGTATCTGAGCATGGGCTTGACGGCCGAGAATCTCGTGCGGAAATACGGCATCTCCCGTGAAGAGCAGGATCGGTTCGCGCTGCGAAGCCATGAGCGCGCCATCGCCGCTATAGATGCGGGGAAGTTCAAAGAGGAGATTGTTCCTCTTCGCGTCCCCATCGAGGAGATGGACGAGCGCGGTCGCCCGCGCGTGCATGAGATCCTCTTCGACACGGATGAAGGTCCGCGTCGCGATACCTCGCTCGAAGCGTTGGCGAAGCTCAAGCCCGTTTTCCACGTTGAGGGGACGATCACCGCCGGTAATTCCTCTCAGATGAGCGACGGAGCAGCAGCCGTCGTCGTCATGTCGCGCGAGAAGGCGGACGCCTTGGGCGTTCGGCCCCTAGGGAAGCTCGTCGCCTACGCGGTTGCTGGCGTTCCTCCCGAAGAGATGGGGATCGGCCCGGTCGCGGCGATTCCCAAGGCGCTGCGTATGGCGGGATTGAGTTTGGACGACGTGGATCTGATCGAGCTGAACGAGGCTTTCGCCGCCCAAGCATTGGCCGTCATCAAGCTCCTGGAGTTGGATGTGAACAAGGTCAATGTCAACGGGGGCGCGATCGCCCTCGGCCATCCGCTCGGCTGCACGGGAGCGAAACTGACGGCGACCTTGCTCTACGAGATGCGGCGGCGCGGTGCTCGCTACGGCATGGTCACCATGTGCATCGGTGGTGGCATGGGCGCCGCGGGAATCTTCGAGCGCGTGGAATGA
- a CDS encoding acyl-CoA dehydrogenase family protein: protein MTREDERVKGGSFLIREASPEDVFTPEDFSEEHRMIARTAEEFMEREVVPNAEEIEHQNLELMAELLRRAADVGLLAAEIPERYGGLGLDKVSAMIISEKVAANSSFAVSYGGHTGIGTAPIVLFGTVEQKRKYLPKLASGEWLSAYALTEPEAGSDALAGKTRADLAPDGRHYLLNGSKIWITNAGFAHLFITFAKVGGEHFSCFIVPRDTPGLTIGQEERKMGIKGSSTRALLFENARVPVENLLGEIGKGHKIAFNVLNLGRLRLGASCVGGCKIGLTTALQYAKQRRQFGRPICEFGLIKHKLSEMAIRTWVAESAVYRTAGLIDAALSGLDEDDQPARMQAVEEYAIECAINKVVGSEFANYVADEAVQIFGGNGYSAEYPVERAYRDARINRIFEGTNEINRLLITGMLMRRALSGHLPLLGAIQRVTQEVLAPAMPEPEAEGLLEREKRIVAQAKKVALLVAGVAAQKYREQLAEEQEIVAAISDMVIEIFLMESALLRALKLSARRGADSCSVQLDIARTYVHDAMGRIELLARQAVSALAEGDELRMQLAALRRFTKFTPMNTVAARRRIADAFIQAGRYMLND from the coding sequence ATGACGAGAGAGGATGAGCGCGTGAAAGGGGGAAGCTTTTTGATCCGGGAGGCATCCCCTGAGGATGTGTTCACCCCCGAGGATTTCAGCGAAGAGCACCGGATGATCGCTCGCACCGCTGAGGAATTCATGGAGCGCGAGGTCGTGCCCAACGCCGAAGAGATCGAACATCAAAACTTGGAATTGATGGCCGAGCTACTGCGACGCGCGGCCGACGTGGGCTTGCTCGCCGCCGAGATCCCCGAGCGCTATGGTGGACTCGGACTGGACAAGGTGAGCGCGATGATCATCTCCGAAAAGGTCGCCGCCAATAGTTCCTTCGCCGTTTCGTACGGTGGACATACGGGGATCGGCACAGCGCCCATCGTCCTCTTCGGTACGGTGGAGCAGAAACGGAAATATCTCCCCAAGCTCGCCAGCGGCGAATGGCTCTCGGCCTACGCCCTGACCGAACCGGAGGCGGGTTCGGATGCGCTGGCCGGAAAGACGCGCGCGGATTTGGCCCCCGACGGCCGCCATTATCTTTTGAACGGTTCAAAGATCTGGATCACGAACGCCGGGTTCGCCCATCTCTTCATCACCTTCGCGAAAGTCGGCGGCGAACACTTCTCTTGCTTCATCGTTCCCCGAGATACGCCGGGCCTGACCATTGGTCAGGAGGAGAGGAAGATGGGCATTAAAGGCTCCTCGACGCGCGCCCTACTGTTTGAGAACGCGCGCGTGCCGGTCGAGAATCTGCTCGGTGAGATCGGCAAAGGGCATAAGATCGCGTTCAACGTCCTGAATCTCGGTCGACTTCGATTGGGCGCCAGTTGCGTCGGCGGCTGTAAGATCGGTCTGACGACGGCGCTCCAATACGCGAAACAGCGTCGCCAATTCGGTCGTCCCATCTGCGAATTCGGCCTCATCAAACACAAGCTCTCGGAGATGGCCATTCGGACGTGGGTGGCCGAGAGCGCCGTCTATCGCACAGCAGGCCTCATTGATGCTGCGCTCTCCGGACTCGATGAGGACGATCAACCCGCTCGCATGCAGGCCGTCGAAGAATATGCCATCGAGTGCGCGATCAATAAAGTCGTTGGCAGCGAATTCGCCAATTATGTCGCCGATGAAGCCGTGCAGATCTTCGGCGGGAACGGCTACAGCGCGGAGTATCCCGTCGAACGCGCCTATCGCGATGCCCGCATCAATCGCATCTTCGAAGGGACGAACGAAATCAACCGCTTGCTCATCACCGGGATGCTCATGCGGCGCGCGCTCTCGGGACATCTCCCCTTGCTTGGGGCGATCCAGCGCGTGACGCAAGAGGTGCTCGCTCCCGCGATGCCGGAACCGGAGGCCGAAGGCCTTCTGGAACGCGAGAAGCGCATCGTCGCGCAAGCAAAGAAGGTCGCGCTCTTGGTCGCCGGAGTGGCGGCTCAGAAGTACCGAGAGCAATTGGCCGAAGAGCAAGAGATCGTCGCGGCCATCAGCGATATGGTCATCGAAATCTTCCTCATGGAGAGCGCTCTGCTGCGCGCGCTGAAGCTGAGCGCCCGACGTGGCGCGGACTCGTGCTCTGTCCAATTGGATATCGCGCGCACATATGTTCACGACGCGATGGGACGGATCGAGCTACTCGCTCGTCAAGCCGTGAGCGCGTTGGCTGAAGGCGACGAGCTGCGGATGCAACTGGCGGCATTGCGCCGCTTCACCAAGTTCACTCCGATGAACACAGTCGCCGCACGACGCCGCATCGCCGACGCCTTCATTCAAGCCGGACGATACATGCTCAACGACTGA